GGACAGACCGCGCAGGGAGTGGAAGTCCTTCTTGTGGGTCTTTGCATGTTCGGTGAGGTTCTTGATCTTCTCGGTGAGGAGAGCGATCTGAACGCGGACGTTACCGGTGTCCTTTTCGTTTGCTCCGAACTTAGCGGTGATTTCTGCAGCCTTTTCTTTAGTGATAGTAGCCATTATAGCCATTCCTTTTTTTTGTTGTTTTTGCGGTCACCACCATGGCGACCTGTTTCATTACATGTTTTTGTCCGAGTTTCCCTGCTCTTGCACCAGTGGAATTGGCGAATCTGGTCACAGGACCCAGGCAAAAATGCAATTTGGCGGTATATATAGAAAAAGTAGGAAGTAGGAAGTAGGAAGTAGGAAGGAAATTTGGGGCAAAAATGGGGTAAAAATGGCAAAAAATTGATAAAAAGCTACTTCTAGCAAGATTTGGGCATCTTTTCTATATTTTCGGGCCGTGGAAAGAAAAGACAACAACTACCTGTTTGATTCCGGGAATCTTTCGGAAGGGGCGCTTGCCAAAAAGCATCGCTTAGAAAACGATCCGAGTTCCCGTACTAATATAATGGACTATCTGCCCGGCATGGAAGTCATCCAGTCGGACATCGCCGACAAGGTGCTCGCAGAATCTGAAAATTTCGACTATTCCAAGTATACCGGCAAGGACGTAAAGCGCGCCCTGGAACATGAACGCTGCTCGCTCGAAGATTTCAAGGCGCTCCTCTCGCCCGCCGCCGCTCCGTACCTGGAAAAGATGGCCGCGAAGGCGAAAATCGAGACCAGCAAGCACTTCGGTAACAACGTCTACTTTTTCACGCCGCTCTATATTGCTAACTACTGCGAAAACTACTGTGTGTATTGCGGTTTCAACTGCTACAATCACATCAAGCGCATGCAGCTCACGATGGAGCAGATTGAGCATGAGATGAAGGTGATTGCCGATAGCGGCATGGAAGAAATCCTGATTCTCACCGGCGAAAGCCGCGCCAAAAGCAGCGTGGAATACATCGGTGAAGCCTGCAAGCTCGCCCGCAAGTACTTCCGCATGGTCGGTGTCGAAGTTTATCCGGTGAATACCGACGAATATCGCTACCTGCATGAATGCGGCGTGGACTACGTGACGGTCTTCCAGGAAACTTATGACAAGGTGCGTTTCGAACAACTTCACCTGATGGGACACAAGCGCGTGTTCCCGTACCGATTCGATTCGCAGGAACGCGCCCTGATGGCGGGCATGCGTGGCGTGGCATTCTCCGCGCTTCTCGGCCTCTCGGACTTCCGCCGCGATGCCTTAGCTAGCGCACTCCACGTGTATTTCTTGCAAAAGAAGTATCCGCATGCCGAAATGAGCTTGAGCTGCCCGCGACTCCGCCCCATTATCAATAACGACAAGATCGATCCGCTGGATGTTCACGAAAAGGAACTCTGCCAGGTGCTTTGCGCTTACCGCATCTTCTTGCCGTACGTGGGCATCACCGTTTCCAGCCGCGAAAGCAAGGAATTCCGCAACGGTATCGTGAAGATTGCAGCCACTAAAGTTTCCGCAGGCGTTTCGACCGGCATCGGCGACCACGAAAGCAAATACAGCGGCCACGATGACGGCGAAGGCGGCGATGAACAGTTTGAAATTAATGATGGCCGCAGCTTCAACGCCATGTACAGCGACATTTCGGGCGAAGGCCTGCAGCCTGTTCTAAACGATTACTTGTACGTCTAATTAGACGCTTCTTCGTACATCTTTTCGATTTCTTCGGCGAACCGCGCTTCGGCAACGGATCGCCGAATTTTTAAGGTAGGCGTCAACAGCCCCGATTCCACGGTCAGTTCGTCGCCAATCAAAGTCCACTGGCGAATCTGCTCCCAGTGATTCAGCTTGCTGTTGACTCGTTCCACATGGCGGCTGATCGATTCACGAATGCGCCTGGACTTCAAAGCCTTCTCAAGATTAAAATCATTCCCCGTACGCTTCAGGAATCGCTTGGCATTCACCGGATTCAAGAAAATCAAGGCCG
The nucleotide sequence above comes from Fibrobacter sp. UWT2. Encoded proteins:
- the rpsO gene encoding 30S ribosomal protein S15, with the translated sequence MATITKEKAAEITAKFGANEKDTGNVRVQIALLTEKIKNLTEHAKTHKKDFHSLRGLSMMVSKRKNLLKYYGEKDIVAQRALIKELGLRG
- the thiH gene encoding 2-iminoacetate synthase ThiH yields the protein MERKDNNYLFDSGNLSEGALAKKHRLENDPSSRTNIMDYLPGMEVIQSDIADKVLAESENFDYSKYTGKDVKRALEHERCSLEDFKALLSPAAAPYLEKMAAKAKIETSKHFGNNVYFFTPLYIANYCENYCVYCGFNCYNHIKRMQLTMEQIEHEMKVIADSGMEEILILTGESRAKSSVEYIGEACKLARKYFRMVGVEVYPVNTDEYRYLHECGVDYVTVFQETYDKVRFEQLHLMGHKRVFPYRFDSQERALMAGMRGVAFSALLGLSDFRRDALASALHVYFLQKKYPHAEMSLSCPRLRPIINNDKIDPLDVHEKELCQVLCAYRIFLPYVGITVSSRESKEFRNGIVKIAATKVSAGVSTGIGDHESKYSGHDDGEGGDEQFEINDGRSFNAMYSDISGEGLQPVLNDYLYV